The following proteins are encoded in a genomic region of Verrucomicrobiaceae bacterium:
- a CDS encoding metallophosphoesterase: MPTRRAFLQNSTLCLAGFSGLQAADPEAKPLIKIGLMTDLHYADKPPTKTRFYREALAKLDEAVEVMNREKPAHVVELGDFIDQADSVEKEIEWLKTMESHFARLSMPRHYVLGNHCVGTLTKKEFAANTQASGGHESFQAGGVTFLILDACFRSDGTPYSRKNFVWKDSNIPANQLTWLESELGKASGPVIVFAHQRLDADKAHAVQNAAAVRSLLEKSGKVLAVFQGHSHKNAYQQISGIHYTTLVAMVEGTGAENNGYTLLEVMPDSSLRLQGFRKQVDRTLNHA; the protein is encoded by the coding sequence ATGCCAACCCGCCGCGCCTTTCTTCAAAACAGCACACTCTGCCTCGCTGGTTTTAGCGGGCTCCAAGCCGCTGACCCAGAAGCCAAACCGCTCATCAAAATCGGCTTGATGACCGATCTGCACTACGCGGACAAACCACCGACCAAAACGCGCTTTTACCGCGAGGCACTCGCGAAGCTCGACGAGGCCGTGGAGGTCATGAATCGCGAAAAACCAGCCCACGTGGTCGAACTCGGCGATTTCATTGACCAGGCCGATTCGGTCGAAAAAGAGATCGAGTGGCTCAAGACGATGGAATCGCATTTCGCGCGGCTTTCGATGCCCCGTCACTATGTTTTGGGCAATCACTGCGTCGGCACGCTCACGAAAAAAGAGTTCGCCGCGAACACGCAGGCCAGCGGCGGCCACGAGAGCTTCCAGGCCGGCGGCGTGACCTTCCTCATCCTCGACGCCTGCTTTCGCAGCGACGGCACGCCTTACTCGCGCAAAAACTTCGTTTGGAAGGACTCCAACATCCCCGCCAACCAGCTCACCTGGCTCGAAAGCGAGCTCGGCAAGGCCAGCGGCCCCGTCATCGTCTTTGCGCATCAGCGTCTCGATGCCGACAAAGCCCACGCCGTGCAAAACGCCGCCGCCGTGCGCTCCCTGCTCGAAAAGTCTGGCAAGGTCCTCGCCGTCTTCCAAGGCCACTCGCACAAAAACGCCTACCAACAGATCTCCGGCATCCACTACACCACGCTCGTCGCCATGGTCGAAGGCACCGGCGCTGAAAACAACGGCTACACCCTGCTCGAAGTCATGCCCGACAGCTCGCTACGACTGCAAGGCTTCCGCAAACAGGTGGATCGAACCTTGAATCACGCATGA
- a CDS encoding exo-alpha-sialidase has product MRFHSTLYRVLLASMASAITSFSAEATSIGLNANQMSIATGQPSLVLMSSGSTHIPVWSLSGGTVGQSVAGVVTGLPGDCRAVKVEIVVTTTDETTSAEFADVYRVHLSQMADGVPFTERYALGKPVRSALSDAPFVTRTIVLESYYEVVPDAPLTVRIQREPGDDGDTFTRPTGLAAVKVTPLEALPKALVVQDAPGYNSWPMLQAIGKKLVCVYGRGKGHTIASDDRALYARTSTDGGKTWTAETVVAHAPGYGEVAVGKGLDSTGAMLLWVRRIGKNEWHHDLYRSTDGITFTLVATPTLAVRPMQITDIFALPKVGLMALWFGGDYSDKPTQSWGMMTSGDDGKTWTQTPIESGLLKADWPTEPAAVYLGDGKILAIARTETGPSQFQMISTDYGATWTRTRTNISDVTASTPSLILDAKTGLLSNYYYERGRGILRRRVINPSRVFDNPLRWPGSEAVATGSKITYDAGNANATVIGDTHYISFYSGKAPDTSVVVSETAAPAAKK; this is encoded by the coding sequence ATGCGATTTCACTCCACGCTCTACCGTGTCCTCCTCGCCTCAATGGCCTCCGCCATCACGAGTTTCAGCGCAGAGGCCACCTCTATAGGTCTGAATGCCAACCAGATGTCCATCGCTACGGGGCAGCCGTCGTTGGTGCTCATGTCGAGTGGTTCCACGCACATCCCAGTGTGGTCGTTGTCGGGTGGGACGGTGGGGCAGTCGGTGGCGGGGGTGGTGACGGGGTTGCCGGGGGATTGCAGGGCGGTGAAGGTGGAGATCGTGGTGACGACGACGGATGAGACGACGAGTGCAGAGTTTGCGGATGTTTATCGGGTGCATCTGTCGCAGATGGCGGACGGCGTGCCGTTCACAGAGCGGTATGCGCTGGGCAAACCTGTGCGCTCGGCTTTGTCCGATGCACCGTTTGTGACGCGGACGATTGTATTGGAGTCCTATTACGAAGTCGTGCCCGATGCTCCCCTCACTGTGCGCATCCAGCGGGAGCCTGGAGATGATGGCGACACCTTTACTAGGCCCACGGGCTTGGCCGCAGTGAAGGTGACGCCTTTGGAAGCCCTCCCCAAAGCCCTCGTCGTTCAAGATGCGCCTGGCTACAACTCGTGGCCGATGCTTCAGGCCATCGGCAAAAAATTGGTGTGTGTTTATGGTCGCGGCAAAGGCCACACCATCGCCAGTGATGATCGTGCGCTTTATGCACGCACCTCGACCGACGGTGGAAAAACCTGGACGGCGGAAACCGTGGTCGCACACGCACCGGGCTATGGCGAGGTAGCTGTTGGGAAAGGACTCGACTCCACCGGGGCGATGCTGCTCTGGGTGCGGCGCATTGGCAAAAACGAATGGCACCACGATCTCTACCGCAGCACGGACGGGATCACTTTCACACTCGTCGCGACGCCGACGCTCGCCGTGCGCCCGATGCAGATCACGGACATCTTTGCACTTCCCAAGGTCGGGCTCATGGCCCTGTGGTTCGGCGGGGATTACAGCGACAAGCCCACACAGTCGTGGGGCATGATGACCAGTGGCGACGACGGCAAAACATGGACTCAAACACCCATCGAGTCCGGTTTGCTGAAAGCGGACTGGCCAACGGAGCCCGCTGCCGTTTACCTCGGCGATGGAAAGATCCTGGCCATCGCACGGACGGAGACAGGACCGTCTCAGTTCCAGATGATCTCCACGGACTACGGTGCCACTTGGACTCGCACTCGGACCAATATCAGCGATGTCACCGCCTCCACGCCGAGCCTCATTCTCGACGCCAAAACCGGGCTCCTGAGCAACTACTACTATGAGCGCGGTCGCGGTATCCTACGGCGTCGCGTGATCAATCCGAGCCGAGTGTTTGACAATCCGCTCCGGTGGCCTGGTTCTGAAGCGGTCGCCACTGGGAGCAAGATCACCTATGACGCGGGCAATGCGAATGCGACCGTGATCGGGGATACGCACTACATCTCCTTTTACTCAGGCAAGGCACCCGACACTTCGGTGGTCGTATCAGAGACTGCGGCACCAGCAGCCAAAAAGTGA
- a CDS encoding VWA domain-containing protein: MGYGNYSYSAHTALVAGRANQSRSEVFKQVHCHTLMNPKGLKVRECRDSADHPDTLGIVFALDVTGSMGNIPHLLAKEELPNLMKLLTDCHVADPQVMFMAVGDATSDQAALQVGQFEATAELMDQWLTWSYLEGGGGGTGHESYELAFYIAAQHTDTDNWAKRKKKGYFFMTGDEFPYPAVSRHQVEALIGEKLDEDIPIEEVIAAAAEMYHLFFLIPDEQRAKKVSDRWRKLLGDHAICMESPKDTCSVAAAIVGLTEKRIADLDELAKVLNTNGIDRAHIGSTIRAVQHYAALLNPQAVATFSPHPAAQDSWWKRLFG; this comes from the coding sequence ATGGGATACGGCAATTACTCCTACTCCGCCCACACCGCGCTTGTCGCGGGTCGTGCCAATCAATCGCGCAGCGAAGTCTTCAAGCAGGTGCATTGTCACACACTCATGAACCCGAAGGGGCTCAAAGTGCGCGAGTGCCGCGACAGCGCCGACCATCCTGACACGCTCGGTATCGTCTTTGCCCTGGATGTCACCGGCTCGATGGGAAACATCCCGCATCTCCTCGCCAAGGAGGAGCTGCCAAACCTCATGAAGCTGCTCACCGACTGCCATGTGGCCGATCCGCAGGTGATGTTCATGGCGGTGGGTGACGCCACCTCCGACCAAGCAGCTTTGCAAGTCGGCCAGTTTGAGGCCACGGCGGAGCTGATGGATCAATGGCTCACATGGAGCTACCTCGAAGGCGGCGGTGGTGGCACCGGGCACGAAAGCTACGAGTTGGCCTTTTACATCGCCGCGCAGCACACGGACACGGACAATTGGGCGAAGCGAAAGAAGAAAGGATACTTCTTCATGACGGGCGATGAGTTTCCCTATCCAGCCGTGTCGCGCCATCAGGTGGAGGCGCTCATCGGGGAAAAACTCGACGAGGACATCCCCATCGAGGAAGTCATCGCCGCAGCGGCGGAGATGTATCACCTCTTTTTCCTCATCCCTGATGAACAGCGTGCAAAGAAAGTCAGTGACCGCTGGCGCAAGCTGCTCGGTGATCACGCGATCTGCATGGAGTCTCCAAAAGATACCTGTTCCGTCGCTGCCGCTATCGTCGGACTCACGGAGAAGCGCATCGCTGATCTCGATGAGTTGGCAAAAGTTCTAAACACAAACGGCATCGATCGCGCCCACATCGGGTCCACTATCCGTGCCGTGCAGCACTACGCGGCACTGCTCAATCCGCAGGCCGTGGCCACCTTTTCACCGCACCCTGCCGCGCAGGATTCGTGGTGGAAACGACTCTTCGGCTAA
- a CDS encoding adenylosuccinate synthetase, which produces MSVSTTRYASVIDLGFGDSGKGLFVDALTRRWRAHTVARFSGGAQAGHNVVSGKQHHTFSQFGAGTLVPGTCTLLLAPFVLHPTALLVEAEVLARAGVSDALSRLSIDARCRVTTPYHQAAGRLREILRGVNAHGTCGVGVGETVRHSLHHPSQTLSYADLLMPQGAVLDKLHAQRETLLAELEGGGGDEVNVLRDESLALRWWQSARALARQCPPRDSESVTQLLQQPGAVIFEGAQGILLDEWRGFHPHTTWSSTTPEALEAALATLSIDVPVEHYGVLRTYLTRHGAGPLPTNDATLDAQLPEPHNHAKGWQGYFRRGHPDAVLLRYSLACAPNLSGLLVSHLDVFNRGMSLKWCESYESVSTLPLGTLGDFEHQSHLTRHLFAARPIYHEATIRSERDYLEQLASITRLPVLLRSFGNTAEHVHGTA; this is translated from the coding sequence TTGTCCGTGAGCACCACTCGATACGCTTCTGTCATCGACTTAGGATTTGGTGACAGCGGCAAGGGACTCTTTGTCGATGCCCTGACGCGGCGCTGGCGGGCACACACAGTCGCACGCTTCAGTGGAGGAGCGCAGGCTGGGCATAATGTAGTTTCAGGGAAGCAGCATCACACCTTCTCGCAGTTCGGCGCGGGCACGCTCGTTCCGGGCACGTGCACCCTCCTGCTCGCTCCCTTTGTGTTGCATCCGACCGCCCTGCTAGTCGAGGCGGAGGTGCTCGCCAGAGCGGGAGTGTCAGATGCTTTGTCACGTTTGTCGATTGATGCACGCTGCCGCGTCACTACTCCCTATCACCAAGCCGCAGGTCGATTGCGCGAGATTTTGCGCGGTGTGAATGCACACGGCACCTGCGGCGTCGGCGTGGGTGAAACCGTGCGTCACTCGCTCCATCATCCGTCGCAGACTCTCAGCTACGCCGACCTACTCATGCCCCAAGGGGCAGTTTTGGATAAACTGCACGCTCAACGCGAAACCTTGCTCGCAGAACTGGAAGGCGGTGGCGGCGACGAGGTGAATGTGCTTCGAGATGAATCTCTGGCTCTTCGCTGGTGGCAATCAGCGCGTGCTCTTGCAAGGCAGTGCCCACCTAGAGACAGTGAATCCGTCACACAGCTTCTTCAGCAGCCTGGCGCGGTCATTTTCGAGGGGGCACAGGGCATTCTGCTCGATGAATGGCGTGGTTTCCATCCTCATACGACGTGGAGTTCTACCACGCCTGAGGCGTTGGAGGCCGCGCTTGCCACACTGAGCATCGACGTGCCGGTCGAGCACTACGGGGTGCTACGCACTTACCTAACGCGTCACGGCGCAGGTCCGCTGCCCACTAACGATGCCACTTTGGATGCTCAACTCCCAGAGCCGCACAATCACGCTAAAGGTTGGCAGGGCTACTTCCGGCGTGGTCACCCAGATGCGGTGTTGCTCCGTTATTCTCTCGCGTGTGCTCCAAATCTCTCCGGCCTGCTCGTCAGCCACCTCGATGTCTTCAACCGTGGAATGTCGCTCAAGTGGTGTGAGAGTTACGAGTCGGTCTCAACACTACCGCTAGGCACTTTAGGTGATTTCGAGCACCAATCCCATCTCACGCGTCATCTTTTCGCAGCCCGTCCGATTTACCACGAAGCCACTATTCGATCAGAAAGGGACTATCTTGAGCAATTAGCGTCGATCACCCGCCTGCCGGTCCTATTGCGCTCGTTTGGGAACACCGCCGAACATGTGCATGGGACTGCGTGA
- a CDS encoding acetylxylan esterase, protein MTSRRQFIQNTSFLATTPFWASQAAWAAEGIPQSVQELWADFDPRKDPLETDVIRDWKEDGMVLRLVRYFIGNFKGKPARMAAVYGFPEGTKEKLPAVMHIHGGGQRGSVSEVKLLVARGYAALSVNWGGSGNGKAPFNTCEKAEPGDPNTDWGAVDPSQLNVPGYSSMLPGPKHVFEDREHPKNNNWYLLTLGCRRGLTFLEQQPEVDAQRLGVHGYSMGGNLTMYVAGTDDRVKAAVPAVGGQGWRWQGRDYLSGKAQQEQIKGDIEVFKRTLSFESYAPRIHCPVLHRSATNDFHGWMDDVYRTNALIEKQPTRYSWVPHMNHRLTPEVAITMPLWFDHYLKGGPALPETPQSELRLKSNDDVPMLRVRPDAKSLPVARVEIFYSVDPDPRARFWRSAEVHHESEGYIAHLPLHTLDTPLFAFANVYYTLPKPESMAQIPGNAKPVTEVCISSLLHTHSATEVAQAAPKLTAKPSKLIEDFIHGQRDWYSLNAGNLTHQQLWTRKVTDPLWRGPGGSKLVLTLKMPQTNRFHIILEENEWRSYRGKRRTFVCSREIPGSDAPQTLTLDLKDFTSAEGPLTTWSEIDQLGLCAHFAAKGSSASDAPLWKGPAPKFLKLAWE, encoded by the coding sequence ATGACCTCCCGACGCCAATTTATCCAAAATACTTCGTTTCTCGCCACCACCCCGTTTTGGGCCTCACAAGCCGCTTGGGCTGCGGAAGGCATTCCGCAATCGGTGCAGGAGCTTTGGGCGGATTTTGATCCGCGCAAAGATCCGCTCGAAACCGATGTGATTCGCGATTGGAAGGAGGACGGCATGGTTTTGCGGCTGGTGCGCTACTTCATCGGCAACTTCAAAGGCAAGCCGGCACGCATGGCGGCGGTGTATGGCTTTCCCGAGGGCACGAAGGAAAAACTGCCTGCGGTGATGCACATCCATGGCGGAGGCCAGCGAGGTTCGGTGAGCGAGGTGAAGCTGCTCGTGGCGCGAGGTTACGCGGCGCTGTCGGTGAACTGGGGCGGCAGCGGCAATGGAAAAGCTCCCTTCAACACCTGTGAGAAGGCCGAGCCCGGCGATCCGAACACCGATTGGGGCGCGGTCGATCCCTCGCAGCTCAATGTGCCGGGGTACTCGTCGATGCTGCCGGGTCCGAAGCATGTTTTTGAAGACCGCGAGCATCCGAAGAACAACAACTGGTATCTCCTCACGCTCGGCTGCCGTCGCGGACTGACGTTTCTCGAACAGCAGCCGGAAGTCGATGCGCAGCGCCTCGGTGTGCATGGTTACTCGATGGGCGGCAATCTTACGATGTATGTCGCGGGCACCGATGATCGCGTGAAGGCCGCCGTGCCGGCCGTGGGCGGTCAAGGCTGGCGCTGGCAGGGGCGCGATTACCTCAGTGGCAAGGCGCAGCAGGAGCAAATCAAAGGCGACATCGAGGTCTTCAAGCGCACGCTTAGCTTCGAAAGCTATGCGCCGCGCATTCACTGCCCGGTTTTGCATCGCAGCGCCACGAACGACTTCCACGGCTGGATGGACGACGTGTATCGCACGAACGCGCTCATCGAAAAGCAGCCCACACGCTACAGTTGGGTGCCGCACATGAATCACCGCCTCACGCCGGAGGTGGCGATCACGATGCCACTGTGGTTCGATCACTATCTCAAAGGCGGCCCCGCTTTGCCCGAGACACCGCAAAGCGAGCTCCGCCTCAAATCGAACGACGACGTGCCCATGCTCCGCGTGCGGCCGGATGCGAAATCGCTGCCAGTGGCCCGTGTCGAGATCTTCTACAGCGTCGATCCCGACCCCCGCGCCCGCTTCTGGCGCAGCGCCGAGGTGCATCACGAATCCGAAGGCTACATCGCTCATCTGCCACTCCACACGCTCGACACGCCGCTGTTCGCTTTCGCGAACGTTTACTACACGCTGCCGAAGCCCGAATCGATGGCGCAGATACCCGGCAATGCCAAACCGGTCACCGAAGTCTGCATCAGCTCGCTGCTGCACACGCACAGCGCGACGGAGGTCGCACAAGCCGCTCCCAAGCTCACCGCGAAGCCTTCCAAACTCATCGAAGACTTCATCCACGGCCAACGCGACTGGTATTCTCTCAACGCCGGCAATCTCACGCATCAACAGCTCTGGACGCGCAAAGTCACCGATCCGCTCTGGCGTGGCCCGGGGGGCTCCAAGCTCGTCCTCACGCTCAAAATGCCGCAGACCAACCGCTTTCACATCATCCTCGAAGAAAACGAATGGCGCAGCTACCGCGGCAAACGCCGCACTTTCGTCTGCAGCCGCGAAATCCCCGGCTCCGATGCCCCGCAGACCCTCACGCTCGATTTGAAGGACTTCACCTCCGCCGAAGGTCCGCTCACGACCTGGTCTGAAATCGATCAACTCGGCCTCTGCGCCCACTTCGCCGCCAAGGGCTCCTCCGCGAGCGACGCCCCGCTCTGGAAAGGCCCCGCGCCGAAGTTTTTGAAGCTGGCGTGGGAGTGA
- a CDS encoding DUF1080 domain-containing protein: MKSFLFLLATTACALEPGFEPIFDGKTLDGWKQDGNWAVVNGEIARVKKGGSLVYEKAKVPDDFELRFEWKVAKGCNSGVYYRPGQYEYQLLDNANSPYGENPRQAAASLFFGMAPTKDVVKPHGEWNEGRIVCQGTVIQHWLNGEKVIDFDYKDPRWFHELEVLRIRGGDLTKRGANLSLQDHGADVWFRNLRWRTIPASEKLTTENLTPMTIPDGALRKEQARINKMLTNKKGEWRHTELKRFKAEESHQGVAVDAQHFYAITNAAIGKYRKDSGARVADWKDATGHIKHLNAGIVLDGKLWCAHSNYPEMPMKSSVEVFNTQTMQHLESIDLTSVGGSLTWVDRRDGWWYACFAQYAKTGDPARTRIVRFDLNWKPTAEIRFPAEAVAKFGKNSSSGGSFGPDRHLFITGHNAQELYVLDLPVEGDAWTWKAAIPISAHGQAFAWDRSQPGILYSIDRKTKEVIVSRLIQK, translated from the coding sequence ATGAAATCATTCCTCTTTCTCCTCGCCACTACGGCTTGTGCTCTTGAACCCGGTTTTGAGCCGATCTTTGATGGCAAGACGCTCGATGGCTGGAAACAGGACGGCAACTGGGCCGTCGTGAATGGCGAGATCGCTCGCGTGAAGAAGGGCGGATCGCTGGTGTATGAAAAGGCGAAAGTGCCAGATGACTTTGAGCTGCGCTTTGAGTGGAAAGTCGCCAAGGGCTGCAACAGCGGCGTTTATTACCGGCCTGGGCAGTATGAGTATCAACTGCTCGACAACGCCAATAGCCCCTACGGCGAAAATCCGCGTCAGGCGGCGGCCTCGCTGTTTTTTGGTATGGCTCCGACGAAGGACGTGGTGAAGCCGCATGGCGAATGGAACGAGGGGCGTATCGTGTGCCAAGGGACGGTGATCCAGCACTGGCTGAATGGCGAAAAAGTCATCGACTTCGATTACAAGGACCCGCGCTGGTTTCACGAACTGGAGGTGCTGCGTATCCGTGGTGGTGATCTGACCAAACGCGGTGCCAATCTCTCGCTGCAAGACCACGGCGCGGATGTGTGGTTCCGAAATCTACGCTGGAGGACCATTCCCGCCTCGGAAAAGCTCACGACGGAGAATTTGACGCCGATGACGATTCCTGATGGTGCCCTGCGCAAAGAGCAGGCGCGTATCAACAAGATGCTCACGAACAAAAAGGGCGAATGGAGGCATACAGAGCTAAAACGCTTCAAAGCCGAGGAATCACATCAAGGTGTCGCAGTGGATGCGCAGCACTTTTATGCGATCACGAACGCCGCTATCGGCAAATACCGCAAAGACAGCGGTGCGCGTGTCGCAGACTGGAAAGACGCCACGGGCCACATCAAGCACCTCAACGCCGGAATCGTGCTGGATGGCAAATTGTGGTGTGCGCACTCCAACTACCCCGAGATGCCGATGAAGAGCAGCGTGGAGGTCTTCAACACGCAGACGATGCAGCACCTCGAAAGCATCGACCTGACCAGCGTGGGTGGTTCGTTGACCTGGGTGGATCGTCGCGATGGCTGGTGGTATGCCTGCTTTGCCCAATACGCGAAAACGGGCGATCCGGCACGCACCCGCATCGTGCGCTTTGATTTGAACTGGAAGCCTACGGCGGAAATCCGCTTTCCAGCCGAAGCAGTGGCGAAGTTTGGCAAAAACAGCAGCTCCGGCGGCAGTTTCGGCCCCGACCGGCATCTCTTCATCACCGGACACAATGCGCAGGAGCTGTATGTGCTCGATCTGCCGGTGGAGGGCGATGCGTGGACGTGGAAGGCCGCGATTCCGATCTCCGCGCATGGTCAGGCCTTTGCCTGGGATCGCAGCCAGCCTGGCATCCTTTACTCCATCGACCGAAAGACCAAGGAAGTGATCGTTTCGCGGCTCATCCAGAAGTGA
- a CDS encoding alpha/beta fold hydrolase — protein MRIARFLRGRFWLLLLLLGLVAAGVQAFVIWQIERQVLEPTNRHQGGLSVADDFSAGTRVLDPEAFDRKWFSGHHAFEVPDPAATLHAWRFDPMHLRTERGETDRDARATVLLIPGWGGTAMKSEYLFLLAQVLRVEGCRVFLVDLRGQGCSSGDTCSYGYLDAKDLTHLVNGMRSKNLIAGPILLAGHSYGATAAIQAAPVVPDVKGVMAFSGPKDLFSVADTARCLASQAFPWLYPVVRPFFSDAAYRFAVTRAAHRHGFEAEKSSALDAIGRFSGPVFIAHGDRDMNVPISNAMALQQARPNDTELRLYPGADHWSYLLNEADLMPVRAWLKGVLDRQQAVKQKSSP, from the coding sequence ATGCGCATCGCCAGATTCTTGCGCGGCCGTTTTTGGCTTCTCCTGCTGCTCCTTGGTTTGGTGGCGGCTGGCGTTCAGGCATTTGTGATCTGGCAAATCGAGCGGCAAGTGCTGGAGCCGACCAATCGTCACCAGGGTGGCCTCAGTGTCGCGGATGATTTCTCGGCTGGCACTCGTGTACTCGATCCCGAGGCCTTTGATCGAAAGTGGTTTTCTGGCCATCATGCGTTCGAGGTGCCAGATCCAGCCGCCACTTTGCACGCCTGGCGTTTTGATCCCATGCACTTGCGCACGGAGCGTGGTGAGACGGATCGTGATGCGCGGGCCACCGTGTTGCTGATACCGGGCTGGGGAGGCACGGCGATGAAGTCGGAGTATTTGTTTCTCCTGGCCCAGGTGCTGCGGGTGGAGGGCTGTCGTGTTTTCCTCGTGGATCTGCGTGGTCAGGGATGCTCCAGTGGCGACACGTGCTCGTATGGTTATCTCGATGCGAAGGACCTGACGCATCTGGTCAATGGGATGCGCAGCAAGAATCTGATCGCCGGGCCGATCCTGCTCGCAGGCCATTCATATGGTGCCACCGCCGCCATCCAGGCGGCTCCTGTCGTGCCGGATGTGAAGGGCGTGATGGCCTTCTCTGGTCCGAAAGATCTGTTCTCCGTCGCTGATACCGCGCGGTGCCTCGCTTCCCAGGCGTTCCCGTGGCTCTATCCCGTCGTGCGGCCATTCTTCTCGGATGCAGCCTATCGCTTCGCCGTGACTCGCGCAGCTCACCGGCATGGTTTTGAGGCGGAAAAGTCGAGTGCGCTTGATGCTATCGGGAGATTCTCCGGGCCGGTCTTCATCGCTCATGGTGATCGAGATATGAATGTGCCCATCTCCAATGCCATGGCGCTCCAGCAAGCCCGCCCCAATGACACCGAACTCCGCCTCTATCCGGGCGCAGATCATTGGAGCTACCTCCTGAACGAGGCTGACCTCATGCCTGTGCGGGCGTGGTTGAAAGGTGTTCTCGACCGCCAACAAGCTGTGAAGCAAAAATCATCTCCATGA
- a CDS encoding esterase family protein — MKSVFHLLLFTAASALAQEPTSPPSGNIPPQPRESWGAIKLKADDKPAFPEPPAGWDAKRASIPHGKLEMISYDSKTVGTRRKMNVYTPPGYSSEKKYPVLYLLHGIGGDETEWARYAQPEILLDNLIAEGKAQPMIIVMPNGRAQKDDRPVGDIFKHIPAFLVFERDLLDDIIPTIEAHYSVQTDREHRALAGLSMGGGQTMNIGFAHLDRFAWLGAFSSGPNAKRIDDLLPNPAAAKPLKLLWLSCGNSDGLLHVSQELHAEMTAKDVSHIWHVTAHAHDPPEWKQALYWFVQKLAFD; from the coding sequence ATGAAATCCGTCTTCCATCTTCTCCTATTCACGGCGGCCTCTGCTCTGGCTCAGGAACCTACGTCACCACCATCGGGCAACATCCCGCCGCAGCCGCGCGAGTCTTGGGGTGCCATCAAGCTGAAGGCTGATGACAAGCCTGCCTTTCCCGAGCCGCCCGCAGGATGGGATGCCAAACGCGCCAGCATCCCGCACGGCAAGCTGGAAATGATCAGCTATGACTCCAAGACGGTCGGCACTCGGCGAAAGATGAATGTCTATACGCCGCCGGGTTACTCCTCGGAGAAGAAGTATCCCGTGCTCTATCTCCTGCACGGCATCGGCGGCGATGAGACAGAGTGGGCACGCTATGCACAGCCAGAGATCCTGCTCGACAACCTCATCGCTGAAGGCAAAGCGCAGCCCATGATCATCGTCATGCCGAATGGTCGAGCTCAAAAAGACGACCGTCCTGTGGGCGACATCTTCAAGCACATCCCCGCGTTCCTTGTCTTCGAGCGCGATCTGCTCGATGACATCATTCCCACCATCGAAGCCCACTACAGCGTGCAGACTGATCGAGAACACCGCGCCCTCGCCGGACTCTCCATGGGTGGCGGACAGACGATGAATATCGGCTTCGCGCACCTCGATCGTTTCGCCTGGCTCGGAGCCTTTTCATCGGGGCCTAACGCCAAACGCATCGACGATCTGCTGCCGAATCCTGCCGCCGCCAAACCGCTCAAGCTCCTGTGGCTCTCGTGCGGCAACAGCGACGGCCTGCTACACGTCAGTCAGGAGCTGCACGCTGAAATGACGGCCAAAGACGTGTCACACATCTGGCACGTCACCGCCCATGCTCACGACCCGCCCGAGTGGAAGCAGGCATTGTATTGGTTTGTCCAGAAGCTCGCCTTTGACTGA
- a CDS encoding serine/threonine protein kinase yields MKCPACGSLITRTEEVVKRDTFRQALNRARLVGGIAAGSEVLCGGERYVLLQLLGSGSASEVHLARRVGQLPLLVTMKLSIHPADADSLKREAENLRALHAVDGSAGVYAAQRLPEVIACSMLEDGSARLALILRHPNGFWGSLSALGARFPQGIDPRHAVWIWRRMLDVLHFIHAQGWTHGSISPEHALVHPQDHGVRLVGWAVAQKNATPQAQAADLMRSARVVQVLLGGASSADTLPAQVPPTLASLVTRAAKDEAFCIAQGASGIDSQLVSAARDAFGPPVFVPLTL; encoded by the coding sequence GTGAAATGCCCTGCCTGCGGTTCGCTGATCACACGCACGGAGGAAGTGGTGAAGCGTGATACCTTTCGTCAGGCGCTGAATCGGGCTCGATTGGTTGGGGGTATCGCAGCGGGTAGCGAGGTGCTTTGCGGTGGCGAACGTTATGTGCTGCTGCAACTGCTTGGCAGCGGCTCCGCCTCGGAGGTCCATTTGGCGCGACGAGTTGGCCAGTTGCCGCTGCTGGTGACGATGAAGCTCTCCATCCATCCTGCGGATGCGGATTCACTGAAGCGCGAGGCGGAGAATCTGCGTGCTCTGCACGCTGTGGATGGCTCCGCTGGCGTCTATGCCGCTCAGCGTCTGCCAGAAGTGATCGCCTGCTCGATGTTGGAGGATGGTTCGGCCCGGCTTGCACTCATCCTGCGGCATCCGAATGGCTTTTGGGGCAGCCTCTCGGCGCTGGGCGCACGTTTTCCCCAGGGCATCGATCCGCGTCACGCCGTGTGGATCTGGCGGCGCATGCTGGATGTGCTGCACTTCATTCATGCGCAGGGCTGGACGCACGGCAGCATTTCACCGGAGCACGCGCTCGTTCATCCGCAGGATCATGGCGTGAGGCTCGTCGGCTGGGCTGTGGCGCAGAAAAATGCCACTCCGCAGGCACAGGCAGCCGATCTGATGCGCTCCGCACGCGTGGTGCAGGTGTTGCTTGGCGGCGCGAGCAGTGCAGACACTCTGCCAGCGCAGGTGCCACCAACTCTGGCCTCGCTCGTCACCCGTGCCGCGAAGGACGAGGCTTTTTGCATCGCTCAAGGCGCATCTGGCATTGATTCACAGTTAGTCTCGGCGGCGCGGGATGCTTTCGGGCCGCCAGTGTTCGTTCCACTCACTCTTTGA